One genomic region from uncultured Cohaesibacter sp. encodes:
- the trmFO gene encoding methylenetetrahydrofolate--tRNA-(uracil(54)-C(5))-methyltransferase (FADH(2)-oxidizing) TrmFO — protein sequence MTKSNKSVRIIGAGLAGSEAAWQLANAGIPVILHEMRPNHSTDAHVTDHCAELVCSNSFRSDDHEANAVGLLHQEMREAGSLIMECADANSIPAGGALAVAREAFSEAVTEKLSSHPLITIERGELDTLPSADEGLCLVSTGPLTSEALSKSILALTGEESLAFYDAIAPIIHFDSIDMDKAWFQSRYDKKGPSGTGADYINCAMNEAEYNAFLDAMLGADKAEFKEWEKAKYFDGCLPIEVMAERGRDTPRYGPMKPVGLTNPHKPDEDPFAVVQLRQDNKLGTLFNIVGFQTKMKYGAQAEVFRMIPGLENAQFARLGGIHRNTFLNSPKLLDETLRLKSHPHLRFAGQITGCEGYVESASIGLLAGRFIAAEMHERTAVPPPETTAFGALLAHITGGHLIDTNGGKRSFQPMNVNFGLFPPVEFSRRREDGSKMRGVEKQLSKKKALSKRALDDTKAWLAAIQIS from the coding sequence GTGACAAAGAGCAATAAATCGGTGCGTATCATCGGGGCTGGGCTTGCCGGATCAGAGGCCGCTTGGCAATTGGCCAATGCGGGCATTCCGGTTATCCTTCATGAAATGAGGCCGAATCATTCAACGGATGCTCATGTGACGGATCATTGCGCCGAGCTTGTTTGCTCCAATTCATTTCGCTCTGATGATCATGAAGCAAATGCGGTTGGCCTGTTACATCAGGAAATGCGTGAAGCTGGTTCGCTGATCATGGAGTGCGCAGATGCCAATTCCATTCCCGCTGGCGGCGCTTTGGCGGTTGCGAGGGAGGCCTTTTCTGAAGCAGTGACGGAAAAGCTTTCCAGTCATCCCCTGATAACGATTGAACGGGGTGAGCTGGACACCCTGCCCTCTGCCGATGAAGGCCTTTGTCTGGTGTCGACCGGTCCGTTGACGTCTGAGGCTTTATCCAAGTCTATTTTGGCGCTGACGGGTGAAGAATCCCTTGCCTTTTATGACGCGATTGCGCCGATCATTCATTTCGATTCAATCGATATGGATAAAGCATGGTTTCAGTCGCGATATGACAAGAAAGGTCCGTCTGGCACCGGGGCTGACTATATCAACTGTGCCATGAATGAAGCGGAGTATAACGCCTTCCTCGATGCTATGCTGGGGGCAGATAAAGCCGAGTTCAAGGAGTGGGAAAAGGCGAAATATTTTGACGGCTGCTTGCCCATTGAAGTGATGGCCGAACGTGGGCGTGACACGCCTCGCTATGGTCCGATGAAACCGGTTGGCCTGACCAATCCGCACAAGCCCGATGAAGACCCGTTTGCTGTCGTGCAGCTCAGGCAGGATAATAAGTTGGGTACTTTGTTCAATATAGTCGGTTTTCAGACCAAGATGAAATATGGTGCGCAAGCTGAAGTGTTTCGCATGATTCCGGGGCTGGAAAATGCTCAGTTCGCGCGGCTTGGCGGTATTCATCGCAACACTTTCCTCAATTCGCCCAAGCTGCTCGATGAAACCCTGCGTCTGAAGAGCCATCCTCATCTGCGTTTTGCCGGACAGATTACTGGCTGTGAAGGCTATGTGGAATCTGCCTCTATTGGTCTGCTTGCCGGTCGTTTCATTGCAGCTGAAATGCATGAGCGGACTGCGGTGCCTCCGCCAGAGACGACGGCTTTTGGTGCCTTGCTGGCTCACATTACCGGTGGGCACCTGATTGACACCAACGGAGGCAAACGGTCTTTCCAGCCGATGAATGTCAATTTCGGCCTGTTTCCACCGGTCGAGTTCTCTCGCAGACGTGAGGATGGGTCCAAGATGCGTGGCGTCGAAAAGCAACTTTCCAAGAAGAAGGCTCTTTCCAAACGTGCGCTGGATGACACCAAAGCATGGTTGGCCGCCATTCAAATCAGCTAA